A region from the Brassica napus cultivar Da-Ae chromosome A2 unlocalized genomic scaffold, Da-Ae chrA02_Random_1, whole genome shotgun sequence genome encodes:
- the LOC125593922 gene encoding L-type lectin-domain containing receptor kinase IX.1-like, which produces MTIPPSWSLVITILVSPCKMANSILLFSSVLLLPLVCSVQFNITRFTSNSPEVAYQGDARANGAVELTNIDYTSRSGWVTYGKKIPLWDPQTGNPSDFTTRFSFRIDTRGVKYGNYGHGFAFFLAPAEIQMPPNSAGGFLGLFNETDVLSSSFPLVHVEFDTFTNPNWDPLDMASHVGINNNSLVSSSVTSWNASAHSQDIGRVRIFYDSVRRNLSVSWTYDLTSNPNENSSLSYIIDLSKVLPSEVTVGFSATSGSVTEGNRLLTWEYSSDLELRDIKKSQEDKKKGMIIGVSVSGFVLVTFFIVLLITFFLRRKHRREKAEEEKENLTSINEDLERGAGPRKFSYKELASAANNFSVDRKLGEGGFGAVYKGYLTGLDMMVAIKKFTGGSTQGKREFITEVKVISSLRHRNLVQLVGWCHEKDEFLMVYEFMPNGSLDAHLFGKKSQHLAWPVRCKVTLGIASALLYLHEEWEQCVVHRDIKASNVMLDSSFNAKLGDFGLARLMDHEVGPQTTGLAGTFGYMAPEYISTGRASKESDVYSFGVVTLEIVTGRKSVDPRQGRVEPEASLVERVWDLYGKGELIKGVDEKLGGDGFDEKQAECLMVVGLWCAHPDRNSRPSIKQAIQVLSLEAPLPHLPTKMPVASYHVSSSSTATSVSSGGAGTATFSSAQLGR; this is translated from the coding sequence ATGACAATTCCACCATCTTGGTCTCTTGTGATAACCATCTTGGTCTCTCCCTGCAAAATGGCCAACTCAATCCTCCTCTTTTCATCTGTTTTGCTTCTCCCTTTGGTCTGTTCAGTTCAGTTCAACATAACTCGTTTCACGTCAAATAGTCCTGAAGTAGCATACCAAGGAGACGCAAGAGCAAACGGCGCCGTCGAGCTTACCAACATTGACTACACAAGCCGTTCCGGTTGGGTTACCTACGGTAAAAAAATCCCTCTTTGGGATCCACAAACCGGCAACCCTTCGGACTTCACCACGCGTTTCTCCTTCAGGATCGATACACGTGGCGTTAAGTACGGTAACTACGGTCACGGCTTCGCTTTCTTCCTAGCTCCAGCTGAGATCCAAATGCCTCCAAACTCAGCTGGTGGCTTCTTGGGTCTGTTCAACGAAACAGACGTCCTCTCTTCCTCTTTCCCGCTAGTTCACGTCGAGTTCGACACCTTTACTAATCCGAACTGGGATCCTCTAGACATGGCTTCTCACGTGGGAATCAACAACAACTCTCTAGTTTCTTCTAGCGTCACTTCTTGGAACGCGTCCGCACACAGCCAAGATATTGGCCGTGTGCGGATCTTCTACGATTCCGTTAGAAGAAACCTGAGCGTATCCTGGACCTACGACTTAACATCCAATCCTAATGAGAATTCGAGCCTTTCTTACATCATCGATCTCTCGAAAGTCCTGCCGTCAGAAGTCACTGTTGGATTCTCCGCGACGTCTGGGAGCGTCACGGAAGGAAACAGGCTTCTGACGTGGGAGTACAGTTCAGACCTGGAGCTACGAGATATCAAGAAAAGCCAAGAAGACAAGAAAAAAGGGATGATCATCGGCGTTTCGGTGTCCGGGTTTGTTTTAGTAACGTTCTTCATTGTCTTGCTAATAACCTTCTTCTTGAGACGGAAACATCGGAGGGAGAAGGCAGAGGAGGAGAAAGAGAACTTGACGTCGATCAACGAGGATCTCGAAAGAGGAGCAGGACCGAGGAAGTTTTCTTACAAGGAACTTGCGTCCGCTGCCAACAACTTCTCGGTCGATAGGAAGCTAGGGGAAGGAGGATTTGGAGCCGTGTACAAAGGCTACTTAACCGGGTTAGACATGATGGTCGCCATCAAGAAGTTTACTGGAGGGTCTACGCAGGGGAAGAGAGAGTTCATAACGGAAGTAAAAGTAATCAGCAGCTTGAGACATCGGAACTTAGTGCAGCTCGTCGGCTGGTGTCACGAAAAAGATGAATTTCTTATGGTATACGAGTTCATGCCTAACGGTAGCTTAGACGCGCATCTGTTTGGTAAAAAGTCGCAGCATCTCGCGTGGCCCGTGAGGTGCAAGGTGACTCTCGGTATAGCCTCCGCGCTGCTCTATCTCCACGAGGAGTGGGAGCAGTGCGTTGTGCATAGAGATATTAAAGCGAGTAACGTGATGCTGGACTCTAGCTTCAACGCCAAGCTTGGTGATTTCGGGTTGGCTAGGTTGATGGACCACGAGGTGGGGCCACAGACTACGGGGCTTGCGGGGACCTTTGGTTACATGGCTCCTGAGTATATTAGCACGGGAAGGGCGAGTAAAGAGTCTGATGTTTATAGCTTTGGGGTTGTTACGTTGGAGATTGTTACGGGGAGAAAGTCTGTTGATCCGAGGCAAGGGAGAGTGGAGCCTGAGGCGAGCCTTGTGGAGAGAGTGTGGGATTTGTATGGGAAAGGTGAATTGATCAAAGGTGTTGATGAGAAACTTGGGGGTGATGGTTTTGATGAGAAGCAAGCGGAGTGTCTTATGGTTGTGGGGTTGTGGTGTGCTCATCCTGATAGGAACTCGAGGCCTTCGATAAAACAAGCGATCCAGGTTTTGAGTCTCGAAGCGCCGTTGCCTCATCTTCCGACCAAAATGCCTGTTGCTAGTTATCATGTGTCGTCTTCGAGTACTGCGACCTCGGTTAGCTCTGGTGGAGCTGGGACAGCAACGTTTTCAAGTGCTCAACTTGGTCGTTGA
- the LOC125593921 gene encoding probable cytosolic oligopeptidase A: protein MASEDSLSSNPLLQNFNFPPFDVVDARHVRPGIRALLHQLEAELDQLEKTVEPSWPKLVEPLEKIIDRLSVVWGIINHLKAVKDTPELRAAIEEVQPEKVKFQLRLGQSKPIYSAFKSIRESSDWNTLSEARQRLVEAQIKEAVLSGIALDDDKREEFNKIEQELEKLSHKFSENVLDATKKFEKLITDKKEIEGLPPSALGLFAQAAVSKGNENATADTGPWLITLDAPSYLPVMQHAKNRALREEVYRAYLSRASSGDLDNTAIIDQILKLRLEKAKLLGYSNYAEVSMATKMATVEKADELLEKLRSASWAPAVQDIEDLKSFAKNQGAAEADSLTHWDVTFWSERLRESKYDINEEELRPYFSLPKVMDGLFRLAKTLFGVDVVPADGVAPVWNSDVRFYCVKDSSGNPTAYFYFDPYSRPSEKRGGAWMDEVFSRSRVMAQKGSSVRLPVAQMVCNQTPPVGDKPSLMTFREVETVFHEFGHALQHMLTKEDEGLVSGIRNIEWDAVELPSQFMENWCYHRDTLMSIAKHYQTGETLPEDVYKKLLAARTFRAGSLSLRQLKFATVDLELHTKYVPGGTESIYDVDQRVSIKTQVIPPLPEDRFLCSFSHIFAGGYAAGYYSYKWAEVLSADAFSAFEDAGLDDIKAVKETGQRFRNTILALGGGKAPLQVFVAFRGREPSPEPLLRHNGLLAASA from the exons ATGGCTTCTGAAGATTCTCTCTCCTCGAATCCTCTCTTGCAGAACTTTAACTTCCCTCCGTTCGACGTCGTCGATGCTCGCCACGTCAGACCAGGGATACGTGCTCTCTTGCACCAGCTC GAAGCTGAGTTGGATCAGTTAGAGAAAACAGTTGAGCCTTCGTGGCCGAAACTAGTGGAGCCGTTAGAGAAGATTATTGATCGGTTATCAGTTGTTTGGGGAATCATCAATCACCTTAAGGCTGTCAAGGACACTCCCGAGCTTCGCGCTGCCATCGAAGAAGTTCAG CCAGAGAAGGTGAAGTTCCAGCTCAGGTTGGGGCAGAGCAAACCTATTTACAGTGCCTTCAAGTCTATCCGAGAATCCTCTGACTGGAACACACTGAGTGAAGCTCGTCAACGGCTAGTAGAAG CACAAATAAAGGAGGCGGTTCTCAGTGGTATCGCTCTTGACGATGACAAGAGAGAAGAGTTTAACAAAATTGAACAG GAACTTGAAAAACTTTCACATAAGTTCTCTGAGAATGTTTTAGACGCTACAAAGAAGTTCGAAAAGCTGATAACAGACAAGAAAGAGATCGAGGGGTTACCACCATCTGCACTTGGACTATTCGCACAAGCAGCTGTTTCCAAG GGAAATGAAAATGCAACTGCTGACACTGGACCTTGGCTCATTACACTGGATGCTCCTAGCTATCTTCCCGTCATGCAACACGCCAAGAACCGTGCTCTGCGCGAGGAAGTCTATCGTGCTTATTTGTCTCGTGCCTCTTCGGGTGATTTAGATAATACTGCAATTATCGATCAAATCTTGAAGCTCCGGTTGGAAAAGGCTAAGCTTCTTGGTTACAGCAATTACGCTGAG GTAAGCATGGCCACGAAAATGGCTACGGTAGAGAAAGCAGATGAGCTGTTAGAAAAGCTTCGCAGTGCTTCTTGGGCTCCAGCTGTACAAG ATATAGAAGACCTTAAGAGTTTTGCAAAGAACCAAGGTGCTGCAGAAGCTGACAGTTTGACTCACTGGGACGTCACTTTCTGGAGTGAGAGACTCCGTGAATCGAAATACGATATTAATGAG GAAGAACTGCGGCCCTACTTCTCACTGCCAAAAGTTATGGACGGGCTTTTCCGTCTAGCTAAGACACTTTTTGGAGTTGATGTTGTGCCCGCTGATGGTGTTGCTCCG GTCTGGAACAGCGACGTTAGGTTCTACTGCGTCAAAGATTCTTCTGGAAATCCAACTGCTTATTTCTACTTTGATCCATACTCTCGTCCTTCTGAAAAGAGAGGCGGCGCTTGGATGGATGAAGTTTTTTCCCGTAGCCGAGTCATGGCCCAAAAAGGTTCCTCCGTTAGACTGCCTGTTGCGCAGATGGTCTGCAACCAAACTCCACCGGTTGGTGACAAGCCAAGCCTTATGACATTCCGTGAG GTAGAGACTGTGTTCCATGAGTTTGGCCATGCTCTTCAGCATATGCTTACCAAAGAGGATGAGGGGCTAGTGTCTGGTATCCGAAATATCGAGTGGGATGCAGTTGAGTTACCTTCACAGTTTATGGAGAACTGGTGCTACCACAG GGATACCTTAATGAGCATTGCTAAGCATTATCAAACAGGAGAAACTCTTCCCGAGGATGTATACAAGAAGCTCCTGGCTGCAAGAACATTCCGTGCAGGATCTCTTAGTCTTCGTCAG TTGAAGTTCGCTACTGTGGATCTGGAGCTGCACACAAAGTATGTGCCTGGTGGGACGGAGTCTATTTACGATGTTGATCAAAGGGTATCCATAAAGACACAAGTGATCCCTCCACTTCCTGAGGATAGATTCCTCTGTAGCTTCAGCCATATATTTGCCG GCGGTTATGCAGCTGGATATTACAGTTACAAG TGGGCGGAGGTTTTGTCTGCGGATGCGTTTTCAGCCTTTGAAGATGCTGGATTGGATGACATCAAG GCTGTTAAAGAAACAGGGCAGAGATTCAGAAACACTATACTTGCTCTTGGAGGAGGGAAAGCGCCTCTACAA GTGTTTGTGGCGTTCAGAGGACGAGAGCCTTCCCCAGAGCCTCTCCTCAGACACAACGGACTCTTGGCTGCTTCTGCTTAA